CAGCGACTTGAAAATCATCGACCCGAACGGCCAAAAGGGTGGCCAACAGTTGCTTGACAGCTTCGTGGAAGAACTGGCGATCGATTTGCCCAAGTTTATGAACGCGAGCGCCAAGGAAAAAACGGCCATTCTGCTACGTATCATTGGCGTAGGTGATCGTCTACATGAATTGGAGCGTCAAGAACAGGAGTTGTACAACCGACGTCATGCGATTGGGCAGATTGCCGACCAGAAGGCCAAATTCGCCAAAGAACAACCATACTTTCCGGATGCTCCAAAAGAGCCAATTTCAGCATCGGAGTTGATCCGTCAGCAGCAAGAAATCCTCGCCCGGAACGGCGAGAACCAGCGCAAGCGGCAGCGGCTGGCGCAGATTCAGGTGGCATACGCAAATCAAGGAGAAGAAGTCAGGAGATTAAAAGCGTTGCTGGCCGAAGCTGAAACAAAATATGCGCAACTGGGGGAAGACTTGGAGATTGCCCAGAAAGACACGCTCGACCTGATCGACGAATCAACCGCTGAGTTGGAGGCGAACATCCGTCAGATCGACGAGATCAACCGTAAGGTCCGGGCAAATCTGGACAAGGACAAGGCTGAAGCGGATGCCAACGACTACCGCGTGCAATACGAAGCATTGACGGCCGAAATTACAGCCATTCGCCGCCAGAAGACGGAATTGTTGACGAACGCGAATCTGCCGCTGCCTGGCCTGTCGGTCGAAGATGGCGAGCTGGTCTACAACGGTCAGCGCTGGGATAACATGAGCGGTTCCGAACAGCTCCGAGTGGCGACGGCAATCGTGCGGCGACTGAAACCAAACTGCGGATTTATTCTGTTGGACAAGCTGGAGCAGATGGATTTGGAGACACTTCGGGAGTTCGGTGCATGGTTAGAGCAGGAGGGACTGCAGGCGATCGCCACGCGCGTCAGCACAGGCGAAGAATGCTCCATCATCATTGAGGACGGTTACGTTGTCGGTCAGGAGGGCGTGCAATTACAGCAGCCGCCAGGCGAAATCGATCCCGGACCAACATGGGGCACCGGGTCGAAAACAACGTGGAAAGCAGGTGAGTTTTAACAATGCAAGTCATCAGAGGGAAAGTCCAGAAGGCTAAAAAGGTTGTGCTCTATGGCCCAGAGGGGATTGGCAAGTCCTCTCTGGCCGCCCGGTTCCCGCGGCCCATTTTTATTGACACGGAAGGGTCGACGACGGAAATGGACGTTGATCGCCTGCCAAAGCCGACGAGTTGGGAAATGCTCAAGCAACAGGTCCAGTGGGTGAAGCAACAAGCCGGGCAGTTCGGGACACTCGTCATCGATACGATCGACTGGGCGGAACTGCTTTGTAACGAAAGTGTATGCGCGGCTCACCAGAAGCGAGGTATCGAGGACTTCGGATACGGCAAGGGATACATTTACGCAGAGGAAGAGTTTGGTCGTTTTTTAAATCTGCTAAGCGACGTGATCGAAGCCGGAATAAATGTCGTCCTCAACGCGCACTCGCAAATCGTTAAGTTTGAGCAGCCCGACGAGATGGGGGCCTATGATCGCTACCAGTTGAAATTGGGCAAGAAAACGGGTTCGCGCACTGCTGCCCTGGTCAAAGAATGGGCAGACATGGTCTTGTTCATCAACTATAAAACATTCTCCGTCGCGACGGATGACAAGGGTAGGAAGCATAAGGGACAAGGCGGCGTCAGGACGGTCTACGCCACGCATCACCCGGCCTGGGACGCGAAAAATCGTCACGGATTGCCGGATGAATTCCCGCTGGACTATGCCCATATCGCCCACATTTTTGAGGGTCCTACAAACGCGCAACCTGTCCAAACGCCTCCTGTAGCAACTCCGCCGGTACAGGAAGCATGGGGAAAGATGACCGACGAGCAACAGCTGCCACAGGAACAACAACCTTCTGCCGAAGAAGCATTGAAACCGCATATCCCAACCGACATTCCAGCCTCATTGCGCGATCTGATGGTCCAACATCAGGTGTCCGAAAATGAAATTCAAATCGTGGTAAGCAAGAGAGGTTACTATCCGATGGATACACCAATCGCCAATTACGATCCTGGCTTCGTCGAAGGTGTGTTGGTCGGAGCATGGCCACAAGTTTTCGAAATGATTAAAGCC
This sequence is a window from Brevibacillus composti. Protein-coding genes within it:
- a CDS encoding ATP-binding protein is translated as MQVIRGKVQKAKKVVLYGPEGIGKSSLAARFPRPIFIDTEGSTTEMDVDRLPKPTSWEMLKQQVQWVKQQAGQFGTLVIDTIDWAELLCNESVCAAHQKRGIEDFGYGKGYIYAEEEFGRFLNLLSDVIEAGINVVLNAHSQIVKFEQPDEMGAYDRYQLKLGKKTGSRTAALVKEWADMVLFINYKTFSVATDDKGRKHKGQGGVRTVYATHHPAWDAKNRHGLPDEFPLDYAHIAHIFEGPTNAQPVQTPPVATPPVQEAWGKMTDEQQLPQEQQPSAEEALKPHIPTDIPASLRDLMVQHQVSENEIQIVVSKRGYYPMDTPIANYDPGFVEGVLVGAWPQVFEMIKAIRNDLPF
- a CDS encoding AAA family ATPase — encoded protein: MIKINKLEIENVKRVKAVKMEPTANGLTIVGGKNSQGKTSVLDAIAWGLGGNKYRPSQPAREGSAVPPYLHIVLSNGLIVERKGKNSDLKIIDPNGQKGGQQLLDSFVEELAIDLPKFMNASAKEKTAILLRIIGVGDRLHELERQEQELYNRRHAIGQIADQKAKFAKEQPYFPDAPKEPISASELIRQQQEILARNGENQRKRQRLAQIQVAYANQGEEVRRLKALLAEAETKYAQLGEDLEIAQKDTLDLIDESTAELEANIRQIDEINRKVRANLDKDKAEADANDYRVQYEALTAEITAIRRQKTELLTNANLPLPGLSVEDGELVYNGQRWDNMSGSEQLRVATAIVRRLKPNCGFILLDKLEQMDLETLREFGAWLEQEGLQAIATRVSTGEECSIIIEDGYVVGQEGVQLQQPPGEIDPGPTWGTGSKTTWKAGEF